The sequence CGTAAGCCTTGCCCTCGGTGCCCCCCTTGCGGGAGTAGTAATGCGGATCGGTGATAAATTGAATTTTCAGCGGCGCATTGTCTGCGCCATACAACTTCGCTGCCATTGCGTTCTCCTTTATTTCATCTCTGCCTTCAGCACGCCGCTGCGCACCGTGCCCGGCAGGGTAATCTCCATACAGCCGTCACTGCGCAGAGCGTAATCCAGTTCTTGTCCATCTAAGGTCAGCCGATAGCTGTGCGCATCCGACAGGGTGAGCACAAAGGCATACTGCCCATTGTCGCCGGTGTAACGGAAGTGGACCTCCGCAGAGGTGTCCGTAAGCTTCTGGCTGTCCGTCCACACATCCAGCCCGCAGGTAAAGGTGCCCGGGCGATAGTAGCAGTCCGCCCACACATTGATAGGCGCGGACAGGCCGCCGAAATTGTGGAACCAACCGCCGCGGCGGGTCTGAATACCAAAGCACTCATAGGTGTTGTAAGAGAAGTCCGTCTCTTCCTTCCACATATCCAGCGCTCGACGGGCAACCTCAAAGGCAAATTCCGTCTCGCCCAGGTCAAACATGGTCTTCCACATAAAGAACTGGTGGCTCATCCACACATTGCCGTTCCAGTAGCCGTCGTCAAAATAGTAGGAGGCTGTCATATCCACCGCGCTGATGCCGGCAGCGGACCACATTTCGTCCGGGTTCTTAATATGCGCCAGCAGACGCTCCCGCCGCGCCTCCGGAGCAGCCCCGGCAAACAGCGGATACACACCGTCCATGCCCTTGTCGTAGTTCTCCCCGGCGTCGGTGGTGAAAATGCCTTGATAGTTTTTGTCATCGTCATAGACGGAGTAGGCGTAATAGCCGCTCTTTTCGTCCCAGCTGTAACGGTTCAGAGCGTCACTCATCCGCTGAATGTCTGCGTCATAAGCGGCAATGTCCTCTTCCTTGCCCATGGCGGCAGCCACCATCTTCATGATCTTGGCGGCCCGAATGGTGTGGGAAGTAGACAGGCAGGGGCACATATATTGCTTCTTATCCTGGGCGATCATGGCCACCTGGGCGGGATAATCGTCCATACCGCTGCAAGAATACCAGTAGTCGTAAGTGGTGGTCAGGCCGTTGCCGAACTTGCCGCAGGTGGAGCCAGGGGTCTTGCCGCTGATATAGTCATAATACCGCTTCATCTGCGGATACAGAGCAAACAGGGGTACCTTGTCCTCCGTGCGGTGCAGCAGTTCCAAATACTGCACAAACTGGGTAGGCACCAGGGAGCCGTGGAGCAGAAACGCAAAATCCGTATTCTCCGGCTGGGACAAATAAGTCTCTAAAATGTAGCGGCATTTCTCCGGGCTGAACTCCAGCACACCGGTGCCGATCACGCCACTGTCCCAGGTATAAAAGCTGTCCCAGCGCTTGCCGGGGGTGTAATGTACCACATTCTCGCCGTGCTTGTACACCGGATATACCAAGTTGGTCAGGAGTGTTGCCCGCAAGATCTCGGTAGACAGACTGTACTTCTGTCCCTCCCGATTGAACTGTACCGGAGTGGCCAGCGCCTTGGCGGCGGTGTACAGCTGCTCGTATTCTTCGGTGGTGCGGGGTTCCACCTTTCCCTTGGACAGCACTGCATACTCTATATGCTCTGCGTGGGGGTCAATAAAGATGGAGGGCATCACCGCATTGTAATAGTAGCCCTCGTCACTTTTTTTGCGGCGGAAGGAGCGAGAAAAGGTCTCCCGTAGGTCGTCATAAGTGGGGTCGCCGTTAGACAGTCGGTTAATCAGCGCGTCCTCCAGGCTGCCACTGTCCAGTTCCCGTCGGCGGGTCTTGGGATTGTGCGTCAAGATGGAATAGCAGCCTTCCGCGTCCTTGTAAGTTAGGGTAATGCGGGTGGCGCCGTGCACCTTTTCTTCTTCAATTTGCGGCTTGGTGTCGCGCAGCACCGTGCGGGCGCTGACTTCCTGTTCCGTGCCCGGCCGGCACAGCACCAGCACATCCAGCTCCACACCGGCGCCGCCCCGGCTCTCCAAGGTCAGGGTGTCTGCGCCGTCATAGGGTAGCGCGGCAAAGGTCAGGCTGTCGCTCTCCGGCAGTTCTGCCGCTACGCCGTTGACGGTAAAGGCAGCAGCACCCGGCGTCACTGTACGATAACGCAACAGCAAGGTAGCGCCCGTCGGTCGGAGAGACGGCAGTGTGTATACCACTTTGTCCCCGGCAGTGCAGCCGAAAGGCTCCAGCCCCAGGAAATCCACATGGTAATTCTCGCACCGGTCACCCAGACCGTGGGCGTGGTAAAAATTGCCGTCGGCAAACTCGCCCTTGTGCATACCGTCCGGGTTCTCATTATCCCAGGGGCGGGGCTTTGCATAGGTGTACTGCGTATAATCGTTGGCATCCACCAATGCGGCATCCCCAGGCAGCTGCAAAGCACAGTGCTCCGGCGCCGGGAACTCCAGTGCGCCGAAAATATTCAAAATACAGTTTTGCGACAGGTCCGTATCGTTCACAAAGCGGCAGCGCATCAGGTAGGACTCCTCATCCAGCCGGGTGTAAGACACATCGGCATAAATTTGGTCCTTCCACATCAGCTCATAGCGATAGGAATAAAAGCGAAAGTCCTCGTCACAGCTCCACAAATGGTAGCCGGACGGCACAGTCACATTGGGCACCGGGGTAGCGGAATTCCACAGGGTGGGGTGCACGACAAAATCATAGCGGGCACCTTCTGCCGCCCGATCGTCCACAATGCGGGACAGTCCCATATACTTCTTGGAATACGGTCCCCAAAGGGGCATACGGATTTGAGATTTTTTCATACGCAGTTCTCCGTTTTTTGATTTTTTTGCTTTGATTTTTTTGCAAGGATATTATCATCTTTTTGCCCGCTTTTGTCAATAGTGAACACCTTGACAAACCAGATATAATACAGTAATATATATCTGTTAAAAATAAATCATGTTTTTGCAGAGTAACGGAGACAAGTCTATGAATATTGACGAAAATGTACAAAAGGTCGTTAAGCTGCTGCTGCGCAAGTGGAAGCTGCTGATCCTGTTTATGCTCATCGGAGCGCTTTTGGCCGGGGTTTATACCGCCAAATTCACCACCTTGACCTACACCTCCAGCGTGGAGTTCCTGGCTGCAGCGGTGGATCCGGCCCACGAAATCAGCGACAGCACCGGCGAGGTGGCCCGCACCAGCCAGACCAGCAAAATGAACTATGCTATGAAGATGATCGATACCTATATCGAGATCTTCAAGACCAACAAGTTCTGCAGCAAAGTGGCAGGCGAGATGAACAAAAAATACTACACCAACCTGTCTCCGGCGGATATTAAGCAATCTTTTACCATTGAGACGGTGGAGAACACAGCCATGTTTAAGCTGATCGTCACCTCCACAGACCCTACCCTGTCCTACAACATCGCTCACCAAATGGAGGAGAGCGTGCCGGAGCAGATGGAGGAAACCAACAACGGCCTGGTTCAGACTACCGTGGAGGACAAGGCCATTAAGCCCAACACCGCCGAGGGCCGGGGATACTTAAAGAACTGCCTGCTGGGCGCCGTAGCGGGACTGCTGATCGCTGCCGCATACGTGATTCTGCGAGATCTGTTAGATGTGCGCATCAAGAGCGCCGAGGAGCTGAGCCAGCGCTACGATGTGCCGGTACTGGGCTCTATTCCCGCCTTTACAACCGGCAAGCGCAGTGCTGCCGGCAAGAAAAACACAAAGAAAGAGGCGAAATAAGATGGCTAAAAAAGCGAACAATCCCTTTGCCCGCACCCTGATCTCCAATGCCAACATGGATCCGGCGCAGAAGTTCCGGATTGAGGAGGCTTACAAGAGCATTCGTACCAACATTATGCTCTCCATCCTGAAAAAGGGATGCAAAACCATTGTGGTATCCTCCGGCTCCCCTGCCGAGGGCAAAACGACCACCACCATCAACCTGGCCATCTCCATTGCGCAGGCAGACCAGCGGGTGCTGCTTATTGATTGCGATCTGCGCAAACCCAAGATGCACCACTACTTTGGCGTGTCCAATGCACCGGGACTGACCAACTACATCAGCGACTCAGTAAAAAACAACGGCCCTAAGACGGACCTGTACAGCATTATCCACAGAACAGAATTTCCCAACCTATCGCTGCTGTGCGCCGGTTCCATTCCGCCCAATCCGGCAGAACTGCTGGGCAGCGAGCCCATGGCTGAGTTTTTGCAACAGATCAGCCGGGACTACGACTATGTGATCATTGATACCCCGCCGCTCAATGTGGTGTCTGACGCCCTGCCCATTATTCGGGAGTCCGACGGCGTAGTGATCGTGGTGCGTGCCAACAGCTCCACCCACCCGGAAGTGCAAAAGGTGATGGAATCCCTGGAGTTCATTGACGCCAAGGTGCTTGGCTTTATTTACAATTTTGCAGAAGATAAGCGCTCTCGCTACTCCCGCTACAAGTACGGCTATGACTATGGGTATGGCTACGGTTACGGGTATGACGCCGGCGCAGAATAATCGGACAAGGTGATGCTATGGTAATCCCCGGCTTGATTGAAATGCACTGCCACATTCTCCCCGGCGTGGATGACGGCTCCAAAGATACGGAAACCAGTGTAAAGATGCTCCGCCGCCTGGCGCTGCAAGGGGCAGAGACCGTAGTGCTTACCCCCCATTATTACTCGGATTCTATTTCTTTGGCGGACTTTACCGCCCGACGGAACGCGGCTTTTGCCAACTTGCAGGCTGCTCTGCCTCCGGACGCGCCCCGGCTGTTGCTGGGTGCAGAGGTGTATGTGAGCCGCTATCTGATGAATAATGCAGACCTGACCCCCATCTGTATCACAGGCACGCGGTGCGCCCTGCTGGAGCATAACTTCAGCGACAACTTCGGCACGGAGACCCTGGATCGGATCACGGCGCTGACCTGCGACCAGGGCATACGGCCTATTTTGGCGCACATTGAGCGATACAAAGCGCTGATGGATCACCCCGGTTTAATTGACGAATTGCGAGATATGGGCTGCGCCACCCAAGTAAACATCAGCGCCTTTGCAAACGCCTCCTTTGGGGTGCGGCGCAAACTGCTGAAGTATCTGGACAGCGGGCGCATTGACTTGATCGGCTCCGACTGTCACAACCTGGGCACCCGCCCGCCGGATTATGCAGACGGCGCCGCCGTGATCGTCAAAAAATTTGGTGACAGCGCCCTGCAAGCCTTAATCCAAAATGCCCACACCCTGCTGGGCTGCTGAAAGCGCATAAAAAAGCACGACTTCTTTGCCAGAAGCCGTGCTTTTTCTTATGTTCATTTTACTTTGATGTTTGCTCCAGGCTGCGCAGCAGGGCAATTTCCTCTTGGTAGCCGGACAAGTCATTGGGGGTCTCTAAGAACATGGGCAGTCCCCGCAGCGCCGGGCGGTTGACGATGCGGCGGAAGGTCTCTATACCCAAAAAGCCTTTACCGATCTGCTCATGTCGGTCTTTATGGGAACCGCAAGGATTCTTAGAGTCGTTCAGGTGCAGTGCCCGCAATCTGTCCAGGCCGATCACCCGGTCAAACTGGGTCAGCACCCCGTCCAGATCCTCTGCCAAAGGGTATCCGCCATCGCTCACATGACAGGTATCCAGGCACACGCCGATCTTGTCTTGCAGCTGCACACCGTCTATAATGCGGCGCAACTCCTCAAAGGTGCCGCCCACCTCGCTGCCCTTACCGGCCATCGTCTCCAACAGTACGGTGGTATGCTGCTCCGGGGTCAGCAGGTCGTTCAGCGCCTGGGTGATATAGGCAATCCCGTTATCCGTCCCCTGCCCCACATGGGAACCGGGGTGAAAGTTATACAGCGTACCGGGTAGCGCCTCCAGCCGCTGCAGATCATCGGCAAACACCTCTCTTGCAAAAGTGCGGGTGCGTTCCTTATCGCTGCACATATTCATGGTATAAGGTGCATGGGCCAGCACCGTGCCAAAATCCGCAGCCTGTGCCTCTTGCAAAAAGGCAGCCACATCCGCCGGATCCTGAGCCTTTACGGCACCGCCCCGGGGATTTCGGGTAAAAAACTGAAAAGTATTGGCACCAATGGACTGTGCCTCTCGCAGCATGTGGACATAGCCCTTGCTTGCACTTAAATGAGCGCCTAAAATCAACATCTCTTATCCTCGCAGCAGGGTCGGGCGAGCAATGTGCTGCTCCGCCTGACCGGACATAATATACTCCAGCAGATCCGCCACGCAGCCCTTGTTGCAGTGGCAGGCTTCAAACTGGCAAATCTCATGAATGGCCTTAGGTGCCTGACCGGCACAGGCCGGCAATCCCACGGTCTTAAGCATATCCCAGTCGTTATAATAATCGCCGATGGCTGCCACATGGTTCCGGTCAATGCCCAGCATATCTGCCAGCACCATAATGGCCGTACCCTTGTGGGTGCCCTTTTGCAGCATCTCCATACTCCATGGAGAGGAGGCCATAAAGTTCATACCTGCCGTGTCGCTGCGGTCAATTACATAGCGCAGCCGGTTCATGGTAATGGGGTTGGACCAAAAGATCACCTTCATCCACCCCTCCTTGGGTACCTTATCAATGGAGGTCACCTCGTAGTGCGCCTTATCAATATCCATGGTGCCCTGGGACAGAACGCCGTTTTTGACGATATACACATAATCGTCAAAATAAATTCCCACATCCACGCTCTTAAAGCTGTCACTGAACTTATTGATGATGTAGCGCACAAACTCGTGCCCCTCCTGCTGAATGGTGCTGCGCCAAATCATCTTCTCCTGCTGGAAGTCATATATACCCGCGCCGTTGAGTACCACCGCCGGTTGATTGGGGGTGATACGATCGTAATTGCGCTTCAAGCTGGAGGTCAGCCGTCCGGAAGCCAAGGTAAAGTTGCCCCCCGCCTCTGTAAACGCCTGAATGGCGTCATAATTACGCCGAGGCAGCTTGCGTGCTTTGTTATTCAATGTGCCGTCAATATCTGACACCACCAGCCAATTGCTAAAATCCTTTTGACTCATACGCTCACCTTTTCTTTTCCCTGCAAGTGTGTAAAAATGATGTGAAATACGGAGGCAGCGGTGCTTCAAACCGCATTTCCGCCCCGGTTCTGGGATGTATAAAGCCAATCTCCCCAGCATGCAGGCACTGCCCGCCCAGGGAGGTGATCACACGCCGCGGTCCGTACACCGGATCTCCGGCCAGCGGGTGACCGATATAGGCCATGTGCACCCGAATTTGGTGCGTGCGTCCGGTCTCCAATACACAGCGAATATGCGTAAAGTCCCCAAATCGCTCCAACACACGATAATGGGTGGTGGCCGGCTTGCTGTTCTGTTGGGTCACCGCCATTTTTTTGCGATCCTTGGGACTGCGACCGATGGGTTGGCACACCGTGCCACTGTCTGCGGTCACGTTGCCGTACACCACCGCTTGGTACGCCCGGTGAAAACTGTGTTCCTGAATCTGGCGTGCCAAATCCACATGGGCAAAGTCGTTCTTGGCTACCATGAGCAGACCGCTGGTATCCTTGTCAATCCGATGAACGATCCCCGGTCGGATCACGCCGCCCACACCGCTAAGGGAGTCACCGCAGTAGTACAGCAGCGCGTTCACCAGCGTGCCGGTATAATTCCCCGGTGCCGGGTGCACCACCATACCCTTGGGCTTGTTCACCACCAGCAGGTCGCCGTCCTCGTAGACCACATCTAAGGGGATATTCTCCGGCAGCACCTCCATGGGCTTTGGCTCCGGCAGGCGCAGCTCCACCCGGGTGCCCGGGCGCAGCTTGTCTTTTTTATTCCCCGGGGCACCGTCCAGCAGTACGCCGCCCTCCTCGATCGCCCGTGCCGCCGCCGATCGAGTCAAATCCGGACACACGGTGCTTAAAAACTTGTCCAGTCGCTCCCCTGCCGCTGTTTCGTCCACGGTAAAGGCACGCACCGGCTGCCGCTCATTTTCCGTCATGGGTCGTTCCCTTCTTGCCGTCACCGGAGCGGAACAGATCCACTGCCAGCCACAGCACAAAGCTAATGCCGCCGCAGGTCACAGCGCAGTCCGCAATATTAAACACGGCAAACTGCATAAAAGTTGGCTCAATAAAGTCGATCACATAGCCGTACAGCACCCGATCGATCAGATTGCCCAGACCGCCGGCCACCAGCACCCCCAGGCTCCAGTAGCCCCACAGGGAGCGGCATTTGTTGCGAAACATATAAAAAAGCACACCGGCACACACAAGAGCGGTCAGCGCCACAAACACCCACCGGGCACCGCTGAACAGGCTAAAGGCCATCCCAGTATTGCGGGCATAGCGCAACTGCACCGCACCGGGCAGCAAAGTAACAATCTTGCCCCCCATCAGCGCACTTTCCGCCAGTCGCTTGGTCACCTGGTCGAAAGCCACGATCAGCAGGATC comes from Oscillospiraceae bacterium and encodes:
- a CDS encoding trehalase family glycosidase is translated as MKKSQIRMPLWGPYSKKYMGLSRIVDDRAAEGARYDFVVHPTLWNSATPVPNVTVPSGYHLWSCDEDFRFYSYRYELMWKDQIYADVSYTRLDEESYLMRCRFVNDTDLSQNCILNIFGALEFPAPEHCALQLPGDAALVDANDYTQYTYAKPRPWDNENPDGMHKGEFADGNFYHAHGLGDRCENYHVDFLGLEPFGCTAGDKVVYTLPSLRPTGATLLLRYRTVTPGAAAFTVNGVAAELPESDSLTFAALPYDGADTLTLESRGGAGVELDVLVLCRPGTEQEVSARTVLRDTKPQIEEEKVHGATRITLTYKDAEGCYSILTHNPKTRRRELDSGSLEDALINRLSNGDPTYDDLRETFSRSFRRKKSDEGYYYNAVMPSIFIDPHAEHIEYAVLSKGKVEPRTTEEYEQLYTAAKALATPVQFNREGQKYSLSTEILRATLLTNLVYPVYKHGENVVHYTPGKRWDSFYTWDSGVIGTGVLEFSPEKCRYILETYLSQPENTDFAFLLHGSLVPTQFVQYLELLHRTEDKVPLFALYPQMKRYYDYISGKTPGSTCGKFGNGLTTTYDYWYSCSGMDDYPAQVAMIAQDKKQYMCPCLSTSHTIRAAKIMKMVAAAMGKEEDIAAYDADIQRMSDALNRYSWDEKSGYYAYSVYDDDKNYQGIFTTDAGENYDKGMDGVYPLFAGAAPEARRERLLAHIKNPDEMWSAAGISAVDMTASYYFDDGYWNGNVWMSHQFFMWKTMFDLGETEFAFEVARRALDMWKEETDFSYNTYECFGIQTRRGGWFHNFGGLSAPINVWADCYYRPGTFTCGLDVWTDSQKLTDTSAEVHFRYTGDNGQYAFVLTLSDAHSYRLTLDGQELDYALRSDGCMEITLPGTVRSGVLKAEMK
- a CDS encoding CpsD/CapB family tyrosine-protein kinase; the encoded protein is MAKKANNPFARTLISNANMDPAQKFRIEEAYKSIRTNIMLSILKKGCKTIVVSSGSPAEGKTTTTINLAISIAQADQRVLLIDCDLRKPKMHHYFGVSNAPGLTNYISDSVKNNGPKTDLYSIIHRTEFPNLSLLCAGSIPPNPAELLGSEPMAEFLQQISRDYDYVIIDTPPLNVVSDALPIIRESDGVVIVVRANSSTHPEVQKVMESLEFIDAKVLGFIYNFAEDKRSRYSRYKYGYDYGYGYGYGYDAGAE
- the lspA gene encoding signal peptidase II, whose product is MKHRKKHIWASIMILLIVAFDQVTKRLAESALMGGKIVTLLPGAVQLRYARNTGMAFSLFSGARWVFVALTALVCAGVLFYMFRNKCRSLWGYWSLGVLVAGGLGNLIDRVLYGYVIDFIEPTFMQFAVFNIADCAVTCGGISFVLWLAVDLFRSGDGKKGTTHDGK
- a CDS encoding deoxyribonuclease IV; translation: MLILGAHLSASKGYVHMLREAQSIGANTFQFFTRNPRGGAVKAQDPADVAAFLQEAQAADFGTVLAHAPYTMNMCSDKERTRTFAREVFADDLQRLEALPGTLYNFHPGSHVGQGTDNGIAYITQALNDLLTPEQHTTVLLETMAGKGSEVGGTFEELRRIIDGVQLQDKIGVCLDTCHVSDGGYPLAEDLDGVLTQFDRVIGLDRLRALHLNDSKNPCGSHKDRHEQIGKGFLGIETFRRIVNRPALRGLPMFLETPNDLSGYQEEIALLRSLEQTSK
- a CDS encoding RluA family pseudouridine synthase, which produces MTENERQPVRAFTVDETAAGERLDKFLSTVCPDLTRSAAARAIEEGGVLLDGAPGNKKDKLRPGTRVELRLPEPKPMEVLPENIPLDVVYEDGDLLVVNKPKGMVVHPAPGNYTGTLVNALLYYCGDSLSGVGGVIRPGIVHRIDKDTSGLLMVAKNDFAHVDLARQIQEHSFHRAYQAVVYGNVTADSGTVCQPIGRSPKDRKKMAVTQQNSKPATTHYRVLERFGDFTHIRCVLETGRTHQIRVHMAYIGHPLAGDPVYGPRRVITSLGGQCLHAGEIGFIHPRTGAEMRFEAPLPPYFTSFLHTCREKKR
- a CDS encoding Wzz/FepE/Etk N-terminal domain-containing protein, encoding MNIDENVQKVVKLLLRKWKLLILFMLIGALLAGVYTAKFTTLTYTSSVEFLAAAVDPAHEISDSTGEVARTSQTSKMNYAMKMIDTYIEIFKTNKFCSKVAGEMNKKYYTNLSPADIKQSFTIETVENTAMFKLIVTSTDPTLSYNIAHQMEESVPEQMEETNNGLVQTTVEDKAIKPNTAEGRGYLKNCLLGAVAGLLIAAAYVILRDLLDVRIKSAEELSQRYDVPVLGSIPAFTTGKRSAAGKKNTKKEAK
- a CDS encoding HAD family hydrolase gives rise to the protein MSQKDFSNWLVVSDIDGTLNNKARKLPRRNYDAIQAFTEAGGNFTLASGRLTSSLKRNYDRITPNQPAVVLNGAGIYDFQQEKMIWRSTIQQEGHEFVRYIINKFSDSFKSVDVGIYFDDYVYIVKNGVLSQGTMDIDKAHYEVTSIDKVPKEGWMKVIFWSNPITMNRLRYVIDRSDTAGMNFMASSPWSMEMLQKGTHKGTAIMVLADMLGIDRNHVAAIGDYYNDWDMLKTVGLPACAGQAPKAIHEICQFEACHCNKGCVADLLEYIMSGQAEQHIARPTLLRG